A portion of the Stigmatella aurantiaca DW4/3-1 genome contains these proteins:
- a CDS encoding AraC family transcriptional regulator, which translates to MAMGPKELTGRPSNEDGHATDVLAEVLDSMRLSTLVYGRFDLHAPWGIQFPDGEAAHIVVVSRGGALLEFEGSGAPLTLSAGDLALLPHGGSYCLRDAEGSPIHVMEGGACQRALALGAPLRLGGQGARSTLVTGAFQFGAAPRTLLFEKLPRVIHVAADSSMAAPSLASAVQLLIAESTSTRPGTTVVMSRLADILLVQAIRTHIAAGGCQNHGLCALADPQIGKALALIHERPAESWTVESLAAAVALSRSGFAARFSSLVGDPPLEYLARWRMTKAAQLLRESNLSLSEVAAHAGYHSEASFNRAFKRWEGVAPGAYRRGRRTRPSRVTPEPPVLELDPSAATGS; encoded by the coding sequence ATGGCAATGGGTCCAAAAGAATTGACCGGCCGTCCAAGCAATGAGGACGGGCACGCAACCGATGTCCTCGCGGAAGTGCTGGACTCGATGCGCCTGTCGACCCTTGTTTACGGGCGCTTCGACCTCCATGCCCCCTGGGGCATCCAATTTCCTGACGGCGAGGCCGCCCACATCGTCGTCGTCTCGCGCGGGGGTGCCCTTCTCGAATTCGAAGGGAGCGGCGCTCCCCTGACCCTCTCGGCAGGCGACCTGGCACTGCTGCCTCATGGGGGGAGCTACTGCCTCCGGGATGCCGAGGGGAGTCCAATCCATGTGATGGAAGGCGGCGCCTGCCAACGGGCCCTCGCCCTGGGAGCCCCCCTGCGGCTGGGGGGGCAAGGTGCCCGGAGCACCCTGGTCACGGGGGCTTTCCAGTTCGGTGCCGCGCCCCGCACGCTGCTCTTCGAGAAGCTGCCGCGCGTCATTCACGTCGCCGCCGATTCGTCCATGGCGGCCCCGTCGCTGGCTTCCGCCGTGCAACTGCTCATCGCGGAGAGCACCTCGACCCGGCCCGGCACCACGGTCGTCATGAGCCGTCTCGCGGACATCCTGCTGGTGCAGGCCATCCGCACGCACATCGCCGCGGGCGGGTGCCAGAACCATGGCCTGTGCGCACTCGCGGACCCACAGATCGGCAAAGCCCTCGCGCTCATCCACGAACGGCCCGCCGAGTCCTGGACCGTCGAGAGCCTCGCGGCGGCCGTGGCCCTCTCCCGCTCTGGGTTCGCCGCCCGCTTCAGCAGCCTCGTGGGAGACCCTCCGCTGGAGTACCTTGCCCGGTGGCGAATGACCAAGGCCGCCCAGCTCCTGCGCGAGAGCAACCTCTCGCTGAGCGAAGTCGCGGCGCATGCCGGCTATCACAGCGAGGCGTCATTCAACCGGGCCTTCAAACGCTGGGAAGGCGTCGCGCCGGGGGCCTACCGCAGGGGGCGCCGCACCCGGCCCTCCCGGGTGACGCCCGAGCCCCCCGTGCTGGAACTCGACCCGAGCGCCGCCACGGGCAGCTGA
- a CDS encoding alkene reductase, whose amino-acid sequence MEDTPSLFSPFRLGGLELKNRMVMAPMTRSRAIEGNVPNPLASTYYVQRASAGLLITEATQVSPQGVGYIRTPGIHSPEQVAGWKKLVEAVHAEGGKIFAQLWHVGRVSHPDFHDGALPVAPSALAAEGEVFTLRGKTQMVTPRALELSEIPGVVEQFRRGAENAKAAGFDGVEIHGANGYLLDQFLRDGSNQRTDAYGGSIQKRARFPLEVAEAVAGVWGAQRVGYRLSPYFSFQSMSDRQPIETFSYIAEQLGQLGLGYIHVSEAISGVMAPPPGAVRITPLLRQKFKGALIANGGYDAHAGQAVIARGEADLVAYGVPFLANPDLPKRYELGSPLNAPDRATFYAGEEKGYIDYPALR is encoded by the coding sequence ATGGAAGACACCCCGAGTCTTTTCTCTCCTTTTCGCCTGGGCGGTCTCGAACTGAAGAACCGGATGGTGATGGCCCCCATGACGCGAAGCCGGGCGATTGAGGGCAACGTGCCCAACCCCCTGGCATCCACCTATTACGTCCAACGCGCCTCCGCGGGGTTGCTCATCACCGAGGCCACGCAGGTGAGCCCGCAGGGGGTTGGCTACATCCGCACGCCGGGAATCCATTCTCCCGAGCAGGTGGCGGGCTGGAAGAAGCTCGTCGAAGCGGTTCACGCCGAGGGCGGGAAGATCTTCGCGCAGCTGTGGCACGTGGGCCGCGTGTCGCACCCTGACTTTCATGATGGGGCGCTTCCGGTGGCCCCGTCGGCGCTTGCCGCGGAGGGCGAGGTGTTCACGCTGCGCGGCAAGACCCAGATGGTGACGCCTCGGGCGCTCGAGCTGAGCGAGATCCCGGGGGTCGTCGAGCAGTTCCGGCGCGGTGCCGAGAACGCCAAGGCGGCGGGGTTCGACGGCGTCGAGATTCACGGCGCGAATGGTTACCTGCTCGATCAGTTCCTGCGCGACGGCTCCAACCAGCGCACCGACGCCTACGGCGGCAGCATCCAGAAGCGCGCGCGCTTTCCGCTCGAAGTCGCCGAGGCTGTGGCCGGCGTGTGGGGCGCCCAGCGGGTGGGATACAGGCTCTCTCCGTACTTTTCCTTCCAGTCGATGTCGGATCGCCAGCCCATCGAGACCTTCTCCTACATCGCCGAGCAACTGGGCCAGCTCGGCCTCGGCTACATCCATGTGTCGGAGGCCATCAGCGGCGTGATGGCGCCCCCGCCCGGGGCCGTCCGCATCACCCCGCTGCTGCGGCAGAAATTCAAGGGCGCCCTGATCGCCAACGGGGGCTATGACGCGCACGCCGGCCAGGCGGTGATTGCCCGCGGCGAGGCGGATCTGGTGGCCTATGGCGTGCCGTTCCTCGCCAACCCCGACTTGCCCAAGCGGTACGAGCTGGGCAGCCCGCTCAATGCTCCGGACCGGGCCACCTTCTATGCGGGCGAGGAGAAGGGCTACATCGACTATCCCGCGCTCAGGTGA
- a CDS encoding lysophospholipid acyltransferase family protein — MWRRIKYGMGRTWMKAFGWRFEGEMPKTKKFVLIAAPHTSNWDLPYMLASAYILGIDLSWMGKHTLFEGPFGWFMKALGGIPVDRRSPQGLVHQVVERFKQSDTLYLAVPPNGTRKKVEYWKSGFYHIARGAQVPILLSYLDFGRKTAGLGPLFSPTGNVRADMDRIREFYRDVRGKYPDLESVPRLREEEAVSEVA, encoded by the coding sequence ATGTGGCGGCGCATCAAGTACGGAATGGGCAGAACGTGGATGAAGGCTTTTGGCTGGCGCTTCGAAGGAGAAATGCCCAAGACGAAAAAATTCGTCCTCATTGCCGCGCCGCACACCTCGAATTGGGATCTGCCTTACATGCTCGCGTCGGCCTACATCTTGGGGATCGACCTCTCTTGGATGGGCAAGCACACGCTGTTCGAGGGCCCCTTTGGCTGGTTCATGAAGGCGCTGGGCGGAATTCCCGTGGACCGGCGCTCCCCGCAGGGCCTGGTGCACCAGGTGGTGGAGCGCTTCAAGCAGTCCGACACGCTCTACCTGGCGGTTCCCCCCAATGGGACGCGCAAGAAGGTGGAGTATTGGAAGTCGGGCTTCTACCACATCGCCCGGGGCGCCCAGGTGCCCATCCTCCTGTCCTATCTGGACTTCGGGCGGAAGACCGCGGGGCTCGGTCCCCTCTTCTCCCCCACGGGCAACGTGCGCGCCGACATGGACCGGATCCGGGAGTTCTACCGGGACGTCCGCGGGAAATACCCCGACCTGGAGAGCGTGCCCCGCCTGCGTGAAGAGGAGGCAGTCTCGGAAGTCGCCTGA
- the modB gene encoding molybdate ABC transporter permease subunit, translating to MDLAAFLLSLRLAAWTTFILLGLGLPIAWWLASSRWRWKFLVEAVVALPLVLPPTVLGFYLLVALGPRSPLGKGFEALVGHALPFSFEGLLLASVLYSLPFSVQPFSAALAGVDRRLLEASWCLGVSRFQTFVRIVLPLSATGILSGMVLTFAHTLGEFGVVLMVGGNLEGRTRTSSIAIYDSVQALDYASAGQTSLVLLAVSFAVLTLTYGLQRGVWTPWFRRS from the coding sequence GTGGACCTGGCCGCCTTCCTGTTGAGCCTGCGTCTCGCCGCGTGGACGACGTTCATCCTCCTGGGGTTGGGTTTGCCCATCGCCTGGTGGCTGGCCTCCTCCCGCTGGCGGTGGAAGTTCCTGGTGGAGGCCGTGGTCGCGCTGCCCCTGGTGTTGCCCCCCACGGTGCTCGGCTTCTACCTGTTGGTCGCGCTCGGCCCGCGCAGTCCGCTGGGCAAGGGGTTCGAGGCGCTCGTGGGGCATGCGCTCCCCTTCAGCTTCGAGGGACTCCTGCTGGCGTCGGTGCTCTACAGCCTGCCCTTCTCCGTCCAGCCTTTCTCCGCGGCGCTCGCGGGTGTGGATCGTCGCCTGCTGGAGGCGTCGTGGTGCCTGGGGGTGTCGCGCTTCCAGACCTTCGTGCGCATCGTGCTGCCCCTGTCCGCCACGGGCATCCTCTCGGGCATGGTGCTCACGTTCGCGCACACGCTGGGTGAGTTCGGGGTGGTGTTGATGGTGGGCGGGAACCTGGAGGGGCGGACCCGCACCTCCTCCATCGCCATCTATGACTCGGTGCAGGCGCTGGATTACGCGTCGGCGGGCCAGACGTCGCTGGTGTTGCTCGCCGTCTCGTTCGCCGTGCTGACGCTCACCTATGGGCTTCAGCGTGGGGTGTGGACACCATGGTTCCGGCGCTCGTAG
- the modC gene encoding molybdenum ABC transporter ATP-binding protein — MVPALVAELEKRFRGGPTIQASLEWSAQPGRVAVLFGPSGAGKTTVLRCLAGLDRPERGRILFHGEPWCDTQAGVFLPPQQRRVGLLFQDYALFPHLTAEQNVQYGLAHLPASERRERSRALFSLLHLEGLERRGPRELSGGQQQRVALARALAIRPRLLLLDEPLSALDAPSREQLRGELRRLLREFGVPTVVVTHDRLEALALGDDLVAMEGGRVCQVGPVAEVFNHPVALPVARMTGFETVLPGRILRREEGLATVAVGPHALTVLEPTQAGDEVFVCLRAEDVTLGPPDAAPTSARNRLPCTVVSLVPEGALVRVALDAGFPLVARVTRFSREELGLAEGQPVTATFKAPAVRLVPRS; from the coding sequence ATGGTTCCGGCGCTCGTAGCCGAGCTTGAGAAGCGCTTTCGCGGGGGGCCCACCATTCAGGCCTCCCTGGAGTGGAGCGCCCAACCTGGGCGGGTCGCGGTGCTGTTTGGCCCCTCGGGGGCGGGAAAGACGACGGTGCTGCGGTGCCTCGCGGGGCTCGACCGGCCCGAGCGCGGCCGGATCCTCTTTCACGGCGAGCCCTGGTGCGACACCCAGGCGGGGGTGTTCTTGCCGCCCCAGCAGCGGCGCGTCGGCCTGCTCTTCCAGGACTACGCCCTCTTTCCCCACCTCACCGCGGAGCAGAACGTCCAGTACGGCCTCGCGCACCTCCCGGCTTCCGAGCGGCGTGAGCGCTCACGCGCCCTCTTTTCGCTGCTCCATTTGGAGGGGCTCGAGCGGCGCGGGCCGCGGGAGCTCTCCGGGGGCCAGCAGCAGCGGGTGGCGCTGGCGCGGGCCCTGGCCATCCGCCCCAGACTGTTGCTGCTGGACGAGCCCCTGTCCGCGCTGGATGCTCCCTCGCGCGAACAGCTCCGGGGCGAGCTGCGGCGGCTGCTCCGGGAGTTCGGCGTTCCCACCGTGGTGGTGACGCACGACCGGCTGGAGGCGCTCGCGCTGGGGGATGACCTGGTGGCGATGGAGGGAGGCCGGGTGTGCCAGGTGGGGCCCGTGGCCGAGGTGTTCAACCACCCGGTGGCGCTCCCGGTGGCCCGGATGACGGGGTTCGAGACGGTCCTGCCCGGGAGAATCCTCCGGCGCGAGGAGGGGTTGGCCACGGTGGCCGTGGGGCCTCATGCCCTCACCGTCCTGGAGCCGACGCAAGCTGGAGACGAGGTCTTCGTCTGCCTCCGCGCGGAGGATGTCACCCTGGGGCCTCCCGATGCCGCGCCCACCAGCGCGCGCAACCGCCTGCCCTGCACGGTGGTGTCCCTCGTGCCCGAGGGGGCCCTGGTCCGGGTGGCGCTCGATGCGGGGTTCCCGTTGGTGGCGCGGGTCACCCGCTTCTCCCGGGAAGAGCTGGGGCTCGCCGAAGGGCAGCCCGTCACCGCCACCTTCAAGGCGCCCGCCGTGCGGCTGGTGCCGCGCTCATGA
- a CDS encoding ABC transporter ATP-binding protein has product METPSPLLRLSNITKRFPGVTANDRVSVDFQAGEVHALLGENGAGKTTLMNILYGVHPPDAGELFFEGRPVRMGSPAQALRLGIALVPQHPLLVERHTVAENLVLGLPGGFMLSRRRLLARLRERLAGHPIQMDLEARVDSLSAGEKQRLEILRALLRGSRVLILDEPTSVLTPQEVAPLFQQLAQLKAQGLAILFISHKLDEVLAHADRITVLRGGKKVGELTAREATQTQLVRLMLGREVAPRPVLAPPRAGVRLEVKGLEVRSSRGLPAVKRASFSLAPGEVVGIAGVAGSGQRELAEALTGLRPFRGAISLDGQPLEGLSPARLFALGVAHVPEERAAGTVPSLSVAENLALRTYDTALRQGPWLVPARLEREAVEHIRAYQVSPPDPRTPLRLLSGGNIQRVVLARELAGAPRLLIAVHPTYGVDVGATEQVHRLLIQRAQEGLSVVLVTEDLDELLALSHRVAALYQGELRGPYPVGEVDLDRLGRMMTRAGEDVA; this is encoded by the coding sequence ATGGAGACACCCTCTCCGCTCCTTCGGCTCTCGAACATCACCAAGCGGTTCCCCGGTGTCACGGCCAATGACCGGGTGAGCGTGGACTTCCAGGCCGGCGAGGTCCATGCCCTGCTCGGGGAGAACGGGGCGGGGAAGACCACGCTGATGAACATCCTCTATGGGGTGCATCCGCCCGACGCGGGGGAGCTCTTCTTCGAGGGAAGGCCGGTCCGGATGGGCTCGCCGGCCCAAGCGCTGCGGCTTGGCATCGCCCTGGTGCCGCAGCACCCCTTGCTGGTGGAGCGCCACACCGTGGCGGAGAACCTGGTGCTCGGACTGCCCGGTGGCTTCATGTTGTCCCGGCGCCGGCTCCTGGCGAGGTTGCGCGAGCGGTTGGCGGGCCATCCCATTCAAATGGATCTCGAGGCCCGGGTGGACAGCCTCTCCGCCGGGGAGAAGCAGCGGTTGGAGATCCTTCGGGCCCTGCTGCGGGGCTCCCGGGTGCTCATCCTGGACGAGCCCACCAGCGTGCTCACCCCGCAGGAGGTGGCGCCGCTCTTTCAGCAGCTCGCCCAGCTCAAGGCCCAGGGCCTGGCCATCCTCTTCATCAGCCACAAGCTCGATGAGGTGCTCGCCCACGCGGACCGCATCACCGTGCTGCGAGGGGGGAAGAAGGTGGGCGAGCTGACCGCGCGCGAGGCCACCCAGACCCAGTTGGTGCGGCTGATGCTGGGGCGCGAGGTGGCCCCCCGTCCTGTGCTCGCCCCGCCCCGCGCGGGGGTGCGGTTGGAGGTGAAGGGGCTGGAGGTGCGCTCCAGCCGGGGACTGCCCGCCGTGAAGAGGGCTTCGTTCAGTCTGGCGCCGGGGGAGGTTGTCGGCATCGCCGGGGTGGCTGGCAGCGGCCAGCGGGAGCTGGCGGAGGCGCTCACGGGGCTGAGGCCCTTTCGAGGTGCCATCTCCCTGGACGGGCAGCCGCTGGAGGGGCTCTCGCCGGCGAGGCTCTTCGCGCTGGGCGTGGCCCATGTTCCCGAGGAGCGGGCGGCTGGCACCGTTCCTTCCCTGAGCGTGGCGGAGAACCTGGCCCTGCGAACCTATGACACGGCCCTGCGCCAGGGGCCGTGGCTGGTTCCCGCGCGTCTGGAGCGGGAGGCCGTCGAGCACATCCGGGCCTATCAAGTCTCCCCTCCGGACCCCCGGACACCGCTGCGGCTGTTGTCGGGAGGCAACATCCAGCGCGTGGTGCTGGCCCGGGAACTGGCGGGCGCGCCCCGGCTGCTGATCGCGGTGCACCCCACCTATGGCGTGGACGTGGGCGCCACCGAGCAGGTTCACCGGCTCCTCATTCAGCGGGCCCAGGAGGGCTTGTCGGTGGTGCTGGTGACGGAGGATCTCGACGAGCTGCTCGCCCTCTCGCACCGGGTGGCCGCGCTCTACCAGGGCGAGCTGCGGGGCCCTTACCCCGTGGGCGAGGTGGACTTGGATCGGCTCGGGCGGATGATGACGCGGGCGGGGGAGGACGTGGCGTGA
- a CDS encoding ABC transporter permease, whose amino-acid sequence MIRFEEDLHPRRLKRLGVSVAVLALAFVLVGGVFAAYGVGPWEAYRTLLEGTLGDSQGLAEVLRRTIPLLLIGSGLTLAFRVRFFNIGAEGQLLLGAVASGAVALFLPTSVLSLPLMFLAGAVAGGLWALPAAWLRSRMDVNEILTTLMLNPVAGYLVIYLVGGPWRGEQVQGYTYTDAFPEAVRLPLWGQTLVHWPTLVLGAVLAVVLQVLLTRTPLGYALRVVGESPRAARYAGMPISRVVLLTGLLSGGAAGLAGAGEVAGIHYRLLEPTQISIGYGFTAIIVAWLARGHPALVLLTAPLMGLILAGGDLLKISLNMPFRIIDVFSGIMLLCLIAGESLSRYRVRWGT is encoded by the coding sequence GTGATTCGCTTCGAGGAGGATCTTCACCCGCGGCGGCTCAAGCGGCTCGGCGTGTCCGTGGCGGTGCTGGCGCTCGCGTTCGTGCTGGTGGGAGGGGTCTTCGCCGCCTACGGCGTGGGCCCATGGGAGGCCTACCGCACCTTGCTGGAAGGGACCCTGGGCGACTCACAGGGGCTGGCCGAGGTGCTGCGGCGCACCATTCCCCTGCTGCTCATCGGCAGTGGCCTCACCCTGGCCTTCCGGGTGCGCTTCTTCAACATCGGCGCGGAGGGGCAGTTGCTGCTGGGCGCGGTGGCCAGCGGGGCGGTGGCCCTCTTTCTGCCCACGAGTGTCCTGAGCCTGCCCCTCATGTTCCTCGCGGGGGCAGTGGCCGGGGGGCTGTGGGCATTGCCCGCCGCGTGGCTGCGCTCCCGCATGGACGTGAACGAGATCCTCACCACCTTGATGCTGAACCCGGTGGCGGGTTACCTCGTCATCTACCTGGTCGGGGGGCCCTGGAGGGGCGAGCAGGTGCAGGGCTACACCTATACCGATGCGTTCCCGGAGGCAGTGCGGTTGCCGCTGTGGGGGCAGACGCTGGTGCACTGGCCAACGCTGGTGCTGGGAGCCGTCCTGGCGGTGGTGCTCCAGGTGCTGCTCACCCGGACCCCTCTGGGCTACGCGCTGCGCGTGGTGGGAGAGAGCCCCCGGGCGGCGCGCTATGCCGGGATGCCCATCTCCCGGGTGGTGCTGCTCACCGGCTTGCTGTCTGGAGGCGCCGCGGGGCTGGCCGGTGCTGGCGAGGTGGCGGGCATCCATTACCGCTTGCTGGAGCCCACGCAGATCTCCATCGGCTATGGCTTCACCGCCATCATCGTGGCCTGGTTGGCCCGGGGGCATCCGGCGCTGGTGCTGCTCACCGCGCCGCTCATGGGCCTGATTCTCGCGGGGGGAGATCTGCTGAAGATCAGCCTCAACATGCCCTTCCGGATCATCGATGTCTTCAGCGGAATCATGCTGCTGTGCTTGATCGCTGGAGAGTCCTTGTCGCGCTACCGCGTGAGGTGGGGGACATGA
- a CDS encoding ABC transporter permease, with the protein MTEEVLQALLRALSFGTPLLLATLGGIVNERAGVVNLGVEGMMAVGALAAFGLASASGAWPMAVGLAALLGALAALLHGFVTLTLRANTYVSGLALSMLGLGVSGLLGKPYEGAFLFESAPELPFTLAAGGLAVLLWGVLFFTRPGLVLRSVGENPAAADALGIPVLAVRYLAVAFGGALAGVAGAFLSLAYQPAWTDGMTGGLGWIAVALVIFSGWHPLRAVLGAVFFGLLYYLQFRLQSQSQVPTELFAAMPYLLVVGVLALAGVRRSRGAAPAALGRSYQRGER; encoded by the coding sequence ATGACCGAGGAGGTCCTCCAGGCGTTGCTCCGGGCCCTCTCGTTTGGGACGCCGCTGCTGCTGGCGACGCTGGGCGGAATCGTCAACGAGCGTGCTGGGGTGGTGAACCTCGGCGTGGAAGGCATGATGGCGGTGGGGGCCCTGGCCGCCTTTGGTCTGGCCTCGGCCTCGGGCGCATGGCCCATGGCGGTGGGGCTGGCGGCGCTGCTCGGCGCGCTGGCGGCGCTGTTGCACGGCTTCGTCACCCTCACGCTGCGGGCCAACACCTATGTGTCCGGGCTGGCACTGTCCATGCTGGGGCTGGGGGTCTCGGGGCTGCTGGGCAAACCCTATGAAGGGGCCTTCCTCTTCGAGTCTGCCCCCGAGCTTCCCTTCACCCTGGCGGCCGGGGGGCTGGCGGTGCTGCTCTGGGGGGTTCTCTTCTTCACGCGGCCGGGGCTGGTGCTTCGCTCGGTGGGAGAGAATCCCGCGGCGGCGGACGCGCTGGGCATTCCCGTGCTGGCCGTGCGCTACCTGGCGGTGGCCTTCGGGGGGGCTCTCGCGGGAGTGGCGGGGGCCTTTCTCTCGCTGGCCTACCAGCCCGCGTGGACCGATGGCATGACGGGCGGGCTGGGGTGGATCGCCGTGGCGCTCGTCATCTTCTCGGGCTGGCACCCGCTGCGCGCCGTGCTGGGCGCCGTCTTCTTCGGGCTGCTGTACTACTTGCAGTTCCGGCTCCAGTCGCAGAGCCAGGTGCCCACCGAGCTGTTCGCGGCCATGCCCTACCTGCTGGTGGTGGGCGTGCTGGCGCTGGCGGGTGTGCGCCGCTCGCGGGGGGCGGCCCCCGCGGCGCTGGGCCGATCTTACCAACGCGGTGAGCGATGA
- a CDS encoding BMP family ABC transporter substrate-binding protein gives MRRHGWWLTLLVLGLCSAAQAEEKKFKACFIYVGPVGDIGWSYAHDEARKLALKELPWLETQYVESVPEGQALPVIDRLVKGGCKAVFTTSFGFMDQTLEAAKKYPEVVFAHATGFKRAPNMATYMADFYQLYYLNGLMAGALTKTGKVGYVAAFPIPELKRHISAFALGVRAVNPEATVNLKWINAWVSPTKAREAAEALMAEGNDVLAFTEDTATVVQAAGRKKVPVFAHYSPMYRFSPDFVVSGQLVHWEKIYIDFLKKVREGAYAPGKLQDVDYWWLLHEGAVELGTQPGMPINPKWVDALKKAQMTVEGKPVSVHDRVMALLKDMSSSKPSFDPFQGPLTDRQGKARVPAGKGMSIQELNQMQWVVPGVVGPVADEPQ, from the coding sequence ATGAGAAGACACGGGTGGTGGCTGACGCTGCTGGTGCTGGGGTTGTGTAGCGCGGCACAGGCCGAGGAGAAGAAGTTCAAGGCGTGCTTCATCTACGTGGGGCCGGTCGGGGACATCGGCTGGAGCTACGCGCACGACGAGGCGCGCAAGTTGGCCCTGAAGGAGCTTCCCTGGCTGGAGACGCAGTACGTGGAGTCCGTCCCCGAGGGGCAGGCGCTGCCGGTGATCGACCGGCTGGTGAAGGGGGGCTGCAAGGCCGTCTTCACCACCAGCTTTGGCTTCATGGACCAGACGTTGGAGGCGGCGAAGAAGTACCCGGAGGTGGTGTTCGCTCACGCCACGGGGTTCAAGCGCGCGCCCAACATGGCGACGTACATGGCGGACTTCTACCAGCTCTACTACCTCAACGGACTGATGGCGGGGGCGCTGACGAAGACGGGGAAGGTGGGCTACGTGGCGGCCTTTCCCATTCCGGAGTTGAAGCGTCACATCTCGGCCTTCGCGCTGGGCGTCCGGGCGGTCAACCCGGAGGCGACGGTGAACCTGAAGTGGATCAACGCCTGGGTCAGTCCCACCAAGGCGCGCGAGGCGGCCGAGGCGTTGATGGCCGAGGGCAATGACGTGCTCGCCTTCACCGAGGACACGGCCACGGTGGTGCAGGCGGCGGGCCGCAAGAAGGTGCCCGTCTTCGCGCACTATTCGCCCATGTACCGGTTCTCGCCGGACTTCGTGGTGTCCGGGCAGTTGGTGCACTGGGAGAAGATCTACATCGACTTCCTGAAGAAGGTGCGGGAGGGCGCATACGCGCCGGGCAAGCTGCAGGACGTGGACTACTGGTGGTTGCTGCACGAGGGCGCGGTGGAGCTGGGCACACAGCCCGGCATGCCCATCAACCCCAAGTGGGTGGACGCGCTGAAGAAGGCGCAGATGACGGTGGAGGGCAAGCCGGTGTCCGTGCACGACCGGGTGATGGCGCTGCTCAAGGACATGTCCTCGAGCAAGCCCAGCTTTGACCCCTTCCAGGGCCCGCTGACGGATCGCCAGGGCAAGGCGCGGGTGCCCGCGGGCAAGGGGATGTCCATCCAGGAGCTGAACCAGATGCAGTGGGTGGTGCCGGGCGTGGTGGGACCGGTGGCCGACGAGCCCCAGTAG